A region from the Brachyspira hampsonii genome encodes:
- a CDS encoding beta-1,6-N-acetylglucosaminyltransferase — protein MSKICFLITAHKNQNQLLRLINHLKKDFDIYVHIDKKSKLNLKTFDNVKIYKKYKVYHAEVSQIISTLFLINEAYENNYDRYVFISGQDVPLKTNKEIIDFFNTNKNSEFISYESTKHNSHLKKWEDIRLNHYCSNSRINRVFHSSVRKFIFALLPNRKTIENVYFGSSWWNLTNNAVKYILEYIQKSPDFLKRFYHTWGGDEYFFQSILLNSLFKENCVNDGLRYIDWSEKYGSNPVTFRFEDYDNIKNNIRNNLFARKFDENIDNDIIDKLYKDLES, from the coding sequence ATGAGTAAAATTTGTTTTTTAATAACGGCACATAAAAATCAAAATCAATTACTGAGATTAATTAATCATCTTAAAAAAGATTTTGATATTTATGTACATATAGATAAAAAAAGCAAATTGAATTTAAAAACTTTTGATAATGTAAAAATATATAAAAAATATAAAGTTTATCATGCTGAAGTAAGTCAAATTATTTCTACATTATTTTTGATAAATGAGGCCTATGAAAATAATTATGATAGATATGTTTTTATAAGCGGTCAGGATGTACCATTAAAAACTAATAAAGAAATTATTGATTTTTTTAATACTAATAAAAATAGTGAATTTATTAGTTATGAAAGTACTAAGCATAATAGTCATCTTAAAAAATGGGAAGATATAAGATTAAATCATTATTGTTCTAATTCTAGAATTAACAGAGTTTTTCATAGCAGTGTAAGAAAATTTATTTTTGCTTTATTGCCTAATAGAAAAACAATAGAAAATGTATACTTCGGATCATCATGGTGGAATTTAACTAATAATGCTGTAAAATATATACTTGAATATATTCAAAAAAGTCCTGATTTTTTAAAGAGATTTTATCATACTTGGGGAGGAGATGAATATTTTTTCCAATCTATATTATTAAATAGCCTGTTTAAAGAAAACTGTGTAAATGACGGTTTAAGATATATAGATTGGTCTGAAAAGTATGGCAGTAACCCTGTTACTTTTAGGTTTGAAGATTATGACAATATAAAAAATAATATTAGAAATAATTTATTTGCACGCAAGTTTGATGAAAATATTGATAATGATATAATAGATAAATTATATAAAGATTTAGAAAGTTGA
- a CDS encoding beta-1,6-N-acetylglucosaminyltransferase, with protein MSKICFLILAHKNHNQLMRLINHLKKDFDIYVHIDKRANLNIKSFDNVKVYKKIKTYHGGLSLVMATLFLIREAYKNDYDRYIFISGQDIPLKTNKEIIDFFDKNKDKEFTSFVNIKNNDNMYKEMSFRLNAYNFGKLYRKLLGRKFREAISNIPFIKRKTPENIYYGSQWWNLSYNAIKYILEYVEKNPEYLKRFNYTWGSDEFFFQSILLTSSFKDNCVNDCLRYIIWGVGTPINLKMENYEGLKNNIKDNLFARKFDENIDNDIIDKLYGNLYE; from the coding sequence ATGAGCAAAATTTGTTTTTTGATATTAGCACATAAAAATCACAATCAGTTGATGAGATTAATCAATCATCTCAAAAAAGATTTTGATATTTATGTGCATATAGATAAAAGAGCCAATTTAAATATAAAAAGTTTTGATAATGTTAAAGTTTATAAAAAAATTAAAACTTATCATGGCGGATTAAGTTTAGTTATGGCAACATTATTTTTAATTAGAGAGGCTTATAAAAATGATTATGACAGGTATATTTTTATAAGCGGGCAGGATATTCCTTTAAAAACTAATAAAGAAATTATTGATTTTTTTGATAAAAATAAGGATAAGGAATTTACTTCATTTGTTAATATTAAAAATAATGACAATATGTATAAAGAAATGTCATTTAGGCTTAATGCTTATAACTTTGGCAAACTATATAGAAAATTGTTAGGCAGAAAATTTAGAGAAGCCATATCTAATATTCCATTTATAAAAAGAAAAACACCTGAAAATATATATTATGGATCTCAATGGTGGAATTTAAGTTATAATGCTATTAAATATATACTTGAATATGTAGAAAAAAATCCTGAATACTTAAAAAGATTTAACTATACTTGGGGAAGCGATGAGTTTTTTTTTCAATCTATACTTCTTACAAGCAGTTTTAAAGATAATTGTGTGAATGATTGTTTAAGGTATATTATATGGGGTGTAGGTACTCCTATAAATTTGAAGATGGAAAATTATGAAGGATTAAAGAATAATATTAAAGACAATTTATTTGCACGCAAGTTTGATGAAAATATTGATAATGATATAATAGATAAATTATATGGAAATTTATATGAGTAA
- the atpA gene encoding F0F1 ATP synthase subunit alpha, giving the protein MNIKASEIAAVLKEEIKNYKADFTPNEVGVVVEVGDGIARIIGLPHVMANEMILFESGAVGLAFNLEEETIGAIVLGDYYGIKEGSKVSRLKRILEVPVGEALLGRVVNPLGVPIDGHGEITTDKRRVIEFPAPGIADRQAVKQPLQTGIKAIDSMTPVGRGQRQLIIGDRGTGKTSIALDAIINQKGTDVICVYVAIGQKASTVAGVVDTLRQHGALEYTIVVAATAADSAPLLYIAPYAGCAMAEYFMYEQKKDTLIIYDDLTKQANAYRQISLLLRRPPGREAFPGDVFYLHSRLLERAAKLSDELGGGSLTALPIIETQDNEVSAYIPTNVISITDGQIYLLTSLFMSGVRPAIDVGISVSRVGGNAQTKAMKKVAGTLRLDLASYRSLEAFSQLGIGLDKATLAQLDRGAKMVELLKQKQCSPMPFEEQVIVIFAATKGFLDNIEVDRVHEFEWRLLQYIKADKQNILDNIRDKKDIEDMDELYKVIEEFKSKF; this is encoded by the coding sequence ATGAATATAAAAGCTAGTGAAATTGCAGCAGTTCTTAAAGAGGAGATTAAGAATTATAAGGCTGATTTTACTCCTAATGAAGTTGGGGTTGTTGTAGAGGTTGGAGACGGTATAGCTAGAATTATTGGGCTTCCGCATGTTATGGCTAATGAGATGATACTTTTTGAAAGCGGTGCGGTTGGACTTGCTTTTAACTTGGAAGAAGAAACCATAGGTGCTATAGTTTTGGGCGATTATTACGGCATTAAAGAGGGAAGTAAAGTCAGCAGGCTTAAAAGAATATTAGAAGTACCTGTAGGAGAGGCTCTTTTAGGAAGAGTTGTTAATCCTTTGGGTGTGCCTATAGACGGACATGGCGAAATTACTACTGATAAAAGAAGAGTGATAGAGTTTCCTGCTCCTGGTATTGCTGACAGACAGGCGGTAAAACAGCCGCTTCAAACAGGAATTAAGGCTATTGACTCTATGACTCCTGTAGGAAGAGGACAAAGACAGCTTATTATTGGCGACAGAGGTACAGGTAAAACTTCCATTGCTCTTGATGCTATAATCAATCAAAAAGGAACAGACGTTATATGTGTTTATGTAGCAATAGGTCAAAAGGCTTCTACTGTTGCAGGTGTTGTTGATACATTAAGACAGCATGGAGCATTAGAATATACTATAGTAGTTGCTGCTACTGCTGCTGATTCTGCTCCGCTTCTTTATATAGCTCCTTATGCCGGATGTGCTATGGCAGAGTACTTCATGTATGAACAGAAAAAAGACACATTAATTATATACGATGACTTAACTAAACAGGCTAATGCCTATAGGCAGATATCATTACTTTTAAGAAGACCTCCGGGAAGGGAAGCTTTTCCGGGCGATGTATTCTATTTGCATTCAAGACTTCTTGAGAGAGCTGCAAAACTCAGTGATGAATTAGGAGGCGGTTCTTTGACAGCACTTCCTATAATAGAAACTCAGGATAATGAGGTATCTGCTTATATTCCTACGAATGTTATTTCTATTACTGACGGACAAATATATTTGCTTACTAGCTTATTTATGAGCGGTGTTCGTCCTGCTATAGATGTAGGTATATCGGTTTCTCGTGTAGGCGGTAATGCTCAGACTAAGGCTATGAAAAAGGTTGCCGGAACTTTAAGGCTGGATCTTGCTTCTTACAGATCTTTAGAGGCATTCTCTCAACTTGGTATTGGGCTTGATAAGGCTACTTTGGCACAGTTGGACAGAGGTGCTAAAATGGTTGAATTATTAAAACAGAAACAGTGCAGTCCTATGCCTTTTGAAGAACAGGTTATTGTTATATTTGCAGCTACTAAAGGATTTTTAGATAATATTGAAGTTGACAGAGTTCATGAATTTGAATGGAGACTGCTTCAATATATTAAGGCTGATAAGCAGAATATACTTGATAATATCAGAGATAAAAAAGATATAGAAGATATGGATGAACTTTATAAGGTTATAGAAGAGTTTAAGTCTAAATTCTAA
- the atpH gene encoding ATP synthase F1 subunit delta, protein MDSIAESILSDLKKEVLKEITKEKANRFSRIVKNESSARNYAKAMFDIASDIGKIEAIKSDLNIVYSSLLVDNDIYDFFKSSFIDGHIRMSILKKIYADKISEETFNLIAILIERDMINILFAIIVEYENLCNEYYNIIIVKIKTASNIADTEDIHKLKDHIKSIILDKDIHFTFDIDENIIGGVVIEIEDIVYDYSVRRLLTELKSSISEIN, encoded by the coding sequence ATGGATTCTATTGCTGAAAGCATTTTAAGTGATCTCAAAAAAGAAGTGCTTAAAGAGATTACAAAGGAAAAGGCAAATAGATTTAGCCGTATTGTAAAAAATGAATCTAGTGCTAGGAATTACGCTAAGGCTATGTTTGATATTGCTTCGGATATAGGTAAAATAGAAGCTATTAAAAGCGATTTAAATATTGTTTATTCATCTTTACTTGTAGATAATGATATATATGATTTTTTTAAATCTAGTTTTATAGACGGACATATAAGGATGAGTATACTGAAAAAAATATATGCAGATAAAATTTCAGAAGAAACATTTAATCTTATCGCTATATTAATAGAAAGGGATATGATTAATATTTTATTTGCTATAATAGTGGAATATGAAAACTTATGTAATGAATACTATAATATAATCATAGTTAAAATTAAAACTGCATCAAATATTGCTGATACAGAAGATATACATAAACTTAAAGATCATATTAAAAGCATAATTTTGGATAAAGATATACATTTTACTTTTGATATAGATGAAAATATAATAGGCGGTGTTGTAATAGAGATAGAAGATATTGTATATGATTATAGTGTGAGAAGGCTGCTTACAGAATTAAAATCTTCTATTTCTGAAATTAATTGA
- the atpH gene encoding ATP synthase F1 subunit delta, with amino-acid sequence MKESDKLQILKPTANAIFDIARELGMIKEIYNELSECSKLFQDIDIKKYFFDRSISEKNKKELIDKRLKPILSKETYAFVSILAEHNSIDVLPDIVALYKEIADDYNNIVRVRIITASTIDDNTVKDIIQTVKCFSNNEISYETVIDENIIGGIIVYIGSVVYDYSVKNQIDLLHNKFTYGN; translated from the coding sequence ATGAAAGAAAGTGATAAATTACAAATATTAAAACCTACAGCTAATGCTATATTTGATATAGCCAGAGAGCTTGGAATGATAAAAGAGATATATAATGAACTTTCTGAATGTTCAAAATTATTTCAGGATATTGATATAAAAAAATATTTTTTTGACAGATCAATTTCTGAAAAGAATAAAAAAGAATTAATAGATAAGAGATTAAAACCAATACTTTCTAAAGAAACTTATGCTTTTGTATCTATATTAGCAGAACATAATAGTATAGATGTACTGCCGGATATTGTTGCTTTATATAAAGAGATAGCAGATGATTATAATAATATAGTGAGAGTTCGTATTATTACAGCAAGCACTATTGATGATAATACGGTAAAAGATATTATTCAAACAGTTAAATGTTTTTCTAATAATGAAATATCTTATGAAACAGTGATTGATGAAAATATTATAGGCGGAATAATAGTATATATTGGCTCTGTAGTTTATGATTATAGTGTAAAAAATCAAATAGATTTATTGCATAATAAATTTACTTATGGTAATTAA
- the atpF gene encoding F0F1 ATP synthase subunit B, which yields MALLKIDPGIIIWTWITFLLVLAILGASTWKIILKGLNARADKIQEDLEEAEKTRENAKKSLAAYREQIDNAKTEASAIIENARVEANRIRDKIINNAREEAEVNKNKIMSEIDRSKEEAMNSVKKQALDIAVVMAETILKRNINKEDNQALINEFISNVNKENDEK from the coding sequence ATGGCACTTTTAAAAATAGATCCTGGCATTATTATTTGGACTTGGATTACATTTTTACTAGTTCTTGCTATATTAGGTGCTTCTACTTGGAAAATAATATTAAAGGGATTAAATGCCCGTGCTGATAAAATACAAGAGGATTTGGAAGAAGCTGAAAAAACTAGAGAAAATGCTAAAAAATCTTTGGCAGCATATAGAGAACAAATTGATAATGCTAAAACTGAGGCAAGTGCTATTATAGAAAATGCCAGAGTTGAAGCAAACAGGATCAGAGATAAAATTATTAATAATGCCAGAGAGGAGGCTGAAGTTAATAAAAATAAAATTATGTCTGAAATAGACAGATCTAAAGAAGAAGCTATGAATAGTGTGAAAAAACAGGCACTTGATATTGCTGTTGTTATGGCAGAAACTATTCTTAAAAGAAATATTAATAAAGAAGATAATCAGGCTTTGATTAATGAATTTATTAGTAATGTAAATAAAGAAAATGATGAAAAATAA
- the atpE gene encoding ATP synthase F0 subunit C: MELSILGAAIGAGLAAIGVGLGIGFIGSRAVEGIARQPEVSGKIQTAMLIAAALIEGVGLFALVICILALFTK; the protein is encoded by the coding sequence ATGGAACTTTCTATATTAGGAGCAGCAATAGGAGCAGGACTTGCTGCTATAGGAGTTGGTTTAGGAATAGGTTTTATAGGTTCTAGAGCAGTAGAAGGTATTGCCAGACAGCCGGAAGTTTCCGGAAAAATACAGACAGCTATGCTTATAGCAGCAGCACTTATAGAAGGTGTTGGACTTTTTGCTTTGGTTATTTGTATCCTTGCATTATTTACAAAATAA
- the atpB gene encoding F0F1 ATP synthase subunit A produces the protein MIKKVFLLRKVFILTLILSCAFSSNILYSAENINDYIMEEITDNTEHPFYTIPIKFGKYIDFDFKITKHIILVTLAGILSVCSMKYLSHKLKRPFRRPTYLQSILEGLIDYMNKDVIGATLGEEGKKYVPFCLTIFLFVLFSNILGLIPASIQVPTQDGEHAYIAGGLGANIGFTAAIAVIVFIVYIFAGIRKKGIIKYWTGLVPKGLPIPLIPIIWVLEFITLFNRAFALAIRLFANITGGHIMMIVIPYLIIMSGTLLVSPFAVLFLGFIYVLEMFVSVLQAYIFSLLSAVYIGIAISDEH, from the coding sequence ATGATTAAAAAAGTATTTTTGCTTAGGAAAGTTTTTATATTAACTTTAATATTAAGCTGTGCATTTTCTTCTAATATTCTATATAGTGCTGAAAATATCAATGATTATATAATGGAAGAGATAACCGATAACACAGAACATCCATTTTATACAATCCCAATAAAATTTGGAAAATACATTGATTTTGATTTTAAGATAACAAAACATATAATATTAGTAACTTTAGCGGGTATTTTATCTGTATGCAGTATGAAATATCTATCTCATAAGTTAAAAAGACCATTTAGAAGACCTACATATTTACAAAGTATATTAGAAGGGCTTATAGATTACATGAATAAAGATGTTATAGGTGCTACTTTAGGCGAAGAAGGTAAAAAATATGTACCTTTCTGCCTTACAATATTTTTATTTGTATTATTTTCAAATATATTAGGGCTTATTCCTGCATCTATACAAGTTCCTACACAAGACGGGGAGCATGCTTATATTGCTGGAGGACTTGGTGCTAATATAGGATTTACAGCGGCTATAGCGGTGATAGTATTTATAGTTTATATTTTTGCTGGTATTAGGAAGAAAGGTATAATAAAATATTGGACTGGTTTGGTACCTAAAGGACTTCCTATACCGCTTATACCTATAATATGGGTATTAGAGTTTATTACATTATTTAATAGGGCTTTTGCTCTTGCGATTCGTTTATTTGCCAACATTACAGGCGGACACATAATGATGATAGTTATACCGTATTTGATTATTATGTCCGGAACTTTGTTAGTTTCGCCTTTTGCGGTATTGTTTTTAGGTTTTATATATGTACTTGAAATGTTTGTATCTGTTTTACAAGCTTATATATTCTCATTATTATCAGCAGTTTATATAGGAATTGCTATTAGTGATGAGCATTAA
- a CDS encoding STAS domain-containing protein, which translates to MEVNIKELENNTVILKLDGDIDVYSSSDLKDAIFSQIELGAKKIIIDMEDVYYIDSSGIGVFISALGRFKKVNGKICFIKITDPVKKVFEITKINSFFPVFTTETEALANF; encoded by the coding sequence ATGGAAGTAAATATCAAAGAATTAGAAAACAACACAGTAATATTAAAATTAGATGGAGACATTGATGTTTACAGTTCATCTGATTTAAAAGATGCTATTTTTTCCCAAATAGAGCTTGGGGCTAAAAAGATAATAATAGATATGGAAGATGTTTATTATATAGACAGCAGCGGAATAGGAGTATTTATTTCTGCACTTGGAAGATTTAAGAAGGTAAATGGTAAAATATGTTTTATAAAGATTACAGATCCTGTTAAAAAGGTATTTGAAATTACTAAAATTAATAGTTTTTTCCCTGTATTTACAACAGAAACCGAAGCCTTGGCGAATTTTTAA
- a CDS encoding TetR/AcrR family transcriptional regulator, with product MPKVNQEYFENKKKIILEAAMRVFLRKPAYSVTMKDIVKESQLSQGGVYKYYSNIDDIVISLLNSKKTNINPKNIIEKYNCDPEKVIFGLFEYFKKFFFITASEFGKIMFELQPIFFNDKKRFEKLKKNINQDVNLYFWLTELFLFIDKKIEEKYFMPEVDQNDIYMQIIATIAGIGTELILTKYYDFDRKLYYYKEDIKQNRSLEINLNNLIDNLCKSVLYLLGSKYSFENLKNWQIDI from the coding sequence ATGCCAAAAGTAAATCAAGAATATTTTGAGAATAAGAAGAAGATAATACTAGAGGCAGCTATGAGAGTTTTTCTAAGAAAACCTGCTTATAGTGTTACAATGAAGGATATTGTTAAGGAATCGCAGTTAAGTCAAGGGGGTGTTTACAAATATTATTCAAATATAGATGATATAGTTATTTCATTGCTTAATAGTAAGAAAACAAATATAAATCCTAAAAACATCATAGAAAAATACAATTGTGATCCTGAAAAAGTTATATTTGGATTATTTGAATATTTTAAAAAATTTTTTTTTATTACGGCAAGCGAATTTGGAAAAATAATGTTTGAACTTCAGCCGATTTTTTTTAATGATAAAAAAAGATTTGAAAAACTTAAAAAAAATATAAATCAGGATGTTAATCTATATTTTTGGCTTACTGAATTATTTTTATTTATAGACAAAAAAATAGAAGAAAAATATTTCATGCCGGAAGTTGATCAAAATGACATATATATGCAGATAATAGCAACTATAGCGGGTATAGGAACAGAATTGATATTAACTAAATATTATGATTTTGACAGAAAATTATATTATTACAAAGAGGATATAAAACAAAATAGGAGTTTAGAAATTAACTTAAATAATTTGATTGATAATTTGTGTAAAAGTGTATTATATTTACTTGGAAGTAAATATAGTTTTGAAAACCTTAAAAATTGGCAAATCGACATATAG
- a CDS encoding TolC family protein: MKIKIEFIIFLLMFFTVNILYCQTNTLTYAAYMETIRDQIPELKINAVTETNAEMNLLSAKSSGDVNLSAQLGAVGKYGSLSSGSSTSVSTSSGSTVEAAGIQAGIGIGSLIPYSGTTWSVNLTHNSFIGGKLYTPNSSQAVDFNNYLPSLTIQVTQPLLRNFFGTLDRYPIKDAEYALAIAKLQRKLDDASVIVSYQKIYYQWIMYEKLLAYYRSMYITARRFENQMRDRYNNGLIDNDDYQNARTQTMLYSDYYAQNQVYLESLLATVGFFMPVTNIKPDHTTWDAYLDLGSNMQMEAVPFADSVNGQIAYQSKIRAEYTLEAMKNGTLPNLDIVGSVSLNGISPNSEGYFQSFGSMTNVDFFAGVQFSYPIGNRANKAQYQMAENSLYGIIAQYDQLEKDFNTQLQTYISRFNAYKNLIASKQMQIRAINSRIATQLQKLDQGRLEIDDLLTSRLDLVATQTELLNLQYEFITTIFDYRALLAIDYE; the protein is encoded by the coding sequence ATGAAAATTAAAATAGAGTTTATAATATTTTTATTAATGTTTTTTACGGTTAATATTTTATATTGTCAAACTAATACATTAACTTATGCGGCATATATGGAAACTATAAGAGATCAGATTCCGGAATTAAAAATAAATGCAGTTACAGAAACTAATGCTGAGATGAATTTATTAAGTGCCAAAAGTTCGGGAGATGTTAATTTATCTGCTCAGCTTGGAGCAGTAGGTAAATACGGAAGTTTATCAAGCGGAAGCAGTACTTCTGTATCAACATCATCAGGTTCTACAGTAGAAGCTGCAGGCATACAGGCTGGAATTGGTATTGGATCTTTAATACCATACAGCGGAACAACTTGGTCTGTTAATTTAACTCATAATTCATTTATAGGCGGTAAATTGTATACGCCAAACAGCTCGCAGGCGGTTGATTTTAATAATTATCTGCCTTCTCTTACGATACAAGTTACTCAGCCGCTTTTAAGAAATTTTTTCGGTACTTTAGATAGGTATCCAATAAAAGATGCTGAATATGCTCTTGCTATAGCTAAACTTCAGAGAAAATTGGATGATGCAAGCGTTATAGTTTCATATCAGAAAATTTATTATCAATGGATAATGTATGAAAAACTTCTTGCATACTATAGAAGCATGTACATCACTGCAAGAAGATTTGAAAATCAGATGAGAGACAGATATAATAACGGACTTATAGATAATGATGATTATCAAAATGCAAGAACTCAAACTATGCTATACAGTGATTATTATGCTCAGAATCAGGTTTATTTAGAAAGTCTTTTAGCAACAGTGGGTTTCTTTATGCCTGTAACTAATATAAAGCCAGATCATACCACTTGGGATGCTTATTTAGATTTGGGAAGCAATATGCAAATGGAGGCAGTTCCTTTTGCAGACAGTGTAAACGGACAAATTGCATATCAGTCAAAGATAAGAGCTGAATATACTCTAGAAGCTATGAAAAACGGAACTTTGCCTAATTTAGATATTGTAGGAAGCGTTAGTTTGAATGGTATTAGTCCCAATAGTGAAGGATACTTTCAGTCTTTTGGAAGTATGACAAATGTGGACTTTTTTGCAGGAGTACAATTCTCATACCCTATAGGAAACAGAGCAAACAAAGCTCAATATCAAATGGCTGAAAACTCATTATATGGAATTATAGCCCAATATGATCAATTAGAAAAAGATTTTAATACTCAATTACAAACATATATTTCAAGATTTAATGCTTATAAAAATTTAATAGCAAGCAAGCAAATGCAGATAAGAGCTATTAATTCAAGAATAGCAACTCAGCTTCAAAAATTAGATCAAGGGCGTTTGGAAATTGATGATTTACTCACATCAAGATTGGATTTAGTTGCAACACAAACAGAGCTTTTAAATCTTCAGTATGAGTTCATAACAACAATATTTGATTACAGAGCTTTACTTGCAATTGATTATGAGTAA